From a single Anomaloglossus baeobatrachus isolate aAnoBae1 chromosome 8, aAnoBae1.hap1, whole genome shotgun sequence genomic region:
- the LOC142249875 gene encoding putative endonuclease 4 isoform X2, with amino-acid sequence MDGYAEGGSTAEEPKKNPQNDSKVKRRAKKAENLKSEPYKRPKTRNRDTTSKSQMQNTEFVTMDMKPEKFLPEVMDEKDGSIAGQEDKKQISDGCGVKRQKRKDEHIGSDDISTSESNRKQKSKKKETSVKARQQKTDADIKPETEEIRIEKSEKKRTTRSKRSANTKKEAVEVAVLKPLHLSLSSHKYVGAHVSIQGGLWNAALEAKRIGARAFGLFLRSQRTWNSKPLEEEIAEKFRRTCDELGFESRYILPHSPYLMNLGSPKPDVFQKSRTLLVEELTRCQKLGLTLYNIHPGSHIGEMPVGKCLELIADGINHAHSQVPGVSVVLENMSCQGNTVGGRFEELRGIIDHIKDKSRIGVCLDTCHAFAAGHNLSEKNGLQRMLDEFDKIVGLSYLKAVHMNDSKVLNLKTIPKRLIFCILCVNKDNKVDTSETF; translated from the exons ATGGACGGATATGCCGAAGGAGGCTCCACTGCCGAAGAACCCAAGAAGAATCCTCAAAATGACAGTAAAGTGAAAAGACGAGCAAAGAAAGCCG AAAATCTAAAATCAGAGCCTTACAAGAGGCCGAAAACGAGGAATAGAGATACTACAAGCAAATCCCAGATGCAAAATACAGAATTCGTAACGATGGATATGAAACCTGAAAAAT TTCTCCCTGAGGTTATGGATGAGAAAGACGGTTCCATTGCTGGCCAAGAGGACAAGAAACAAATCTCTGATGGTTGCGGAGTGAAAAGGCAAAAGAGAAAAGATG AACATATCGGTTCGGATGACATTTCTACATCAGAGTCAAACAGGAagcaaaaatcaaagaaaaaagaaacTTCAGTCAAAGCTCGGCAGCAGAAGACAGACGCTGACATAAAACCCGAAACAG AGGAGATCAGAATTGAAAAATCGGAGAAAAAGAGAACGACAAGGAGTAAACGTAGCGCTAACACCAAGAAGGAAGCGGTGGAGGTGGCCGTATTGAAGCCCCTCCACCTCAGTCTGAGCTCTCACAAGTATGTAGGAGCACATGTCTCCATTCAAG GGGGACTGTGGAATGCAGCGCTGGAAGCCAAACGTATTGGAGCCAGAGCCTTTGGTCTGTTTCTAAGATCGCAGAGAACCTGGAACAGTAAACCCTTAGAAGAAGAGATTGCGGAGAAGTTCCGGAGAACATGTGATGAGTTGGGCTTTGAGTCCCGTTATATACTGCCACATAGCCCATATCTTATGAACCTAGGCTCACCTAAACCTG atGTGTTTCAGAAAAGTCGCACTTTGCTAGTTGAAGAATTAACTCGGTGCCAGAAGCTTGGTCTTACATTATACAACATTCACCCGGGATCCCATATTGGTGAAATGCCAGTCGGCAAGTGCCTGGAACTCATTGCTGATGGGATAAATCATGCCCACTCACAAGTGCCAGGAGTTTCAGTAG TGTTGGAGAATATGAGCTGTCAAGGTAACACGGTTGGAGGTCGTTTTGAGGAGCTGCGGGGAATTATTGACCACATCAAGGATAAGTCTCGTATTGGCGTGTGCCTAGACACGTGTCACGCCTTTGCTGCCG gtcaCAACctgtcagaaaaaaatggactccAACGTATGTTAGATGAGTTTGACAAAATTGTTGGGCTTTCATACCTTAAAGCTGTCCACATGAACGATTCCAAAG